The sequence below is a genomic window from Cicer arietinum cultivar CDC Frontier isolate Library 1 chromosome 6, Cicar.CDCFrontier_v2.0, whole genome shotgun sequence.
cattgtTACTTACTTGATTGAAGATGATGAGTTGATGAAGGTAATTGAAGAAGGTTGAAGATGAAAAAGATGATGAGTGAAATAGAGAAGTTAGGTGAAACAGAGAGCGAAAGGTGCTTTGGGTTTGTtagttttcaataaaaatttaggtTTGTAGGtagtaaaattgtaaaattaatttcgaCTAAAGTGTTTGatcaatgttaaaaaaaaaatttacttttaattttttgaagtttACACCTCGTTAGCATTGTAAAGAGAtagatataaatttatttataatattctttgagttaactttttttttaaactgaagtaccatatttttactttaaattttctttaaaaaagaaataaatttattttccataAAAAAGGTAGATTAAGTATTtcatttataacaataatactACGAAAATATCATCTGTATGAACGAACGACTTTACTCGAGTTTTAATATctcatacaaaaaatatttttctcgtgtatgatttttataataaaaatattaattttatattgacaatgttactaaaataattattttaattaattatttagtgatgaatatttgtctcatgtactatttttataataaattataaataatatattataattaaccatttttattttgaatatataaaaaatattaattgtaattcattaattaatgacaaacatttatatagtgtataaattatatattctaaCGATTTCTTAAGCAAACCATTTTCAAAAAAgcatgaaaaaaaaagaaaatgtgaaaaaaagttggttaatatattaaaattattctcaatttcattttgataatattaaaaaaagtatgctaattttaacaaaatctttatggataaatatttatctcgtacatagattttataaaaaattgtaattagtatattataatcattattttatttaaaagatttaaaaaaatattaaatattaataattttaattagaagcaaacacttattctttatatatattgtacACTTCAACTTCTTTAGCAGAAAGTTATAATAAGAACccagttattttttttaactggaATTAATTTGTATCGCACAGGCCTTTGGGAAGAAAATGAATTGCACATGAAATAGaagtaaacttaaaaaaaaaaaatctcccACAAGTTCAAATATCAAAGTGAGTCCAATATCTCTTAGCTAATGATTCTTATTCATGGGACCATGATGGGCAAGTTTATGCATGAGACTTTCCTATCCGTCACCGGAATTCTGGGCTAAATGTAAGTCTTATTTTAAATACATAGCCAAAGGAAAACTTGATTTCCCTCATTCTCTATTAGAGTGTTTCCAAAAAATTCAGTATTTGATTACAAGGATTTTGACAGGTGCATCCTTTAAAGGAATGTATTTATCTTTCTTGCAAACACAGCAATACCAACTTAAACTTTCAGACATATCCTACATGCTTAGGCTttacattttgtttttcaatcaaTTCTAAGCATAAATGGAGAACAAAGACAAAGGGACCAACATGGTGCCTGTAAAAGTGATGCTacaataaagaaaagaaagaagtgTTATTTCCTATACATTTCAAAGGTAAGATTACAAGTTTTTCCGTGTTCGAGAAACAAATGAAGGAAACTCGTCCATGTTTTGACTTGTCGTTGAGTGAAGTCAAAATACATGTAGCTTTTGGAGTCccttaattaatcaaatttccTGGTTAGATGACCCAAAACCAAGCTATAATAGACCCAGCAGCCAGACCAACAACTAAGAATAACACACTCACAATCCCTGCAGTCTCTGCGTGCTGCAACTTTACAGTTTTAGGAGCTAAAATCATCAATACACTGGTCAGGTATCCATTTGTAAGCCCTAAGAGACAAGTCAGTATGGTCACGGGAATCTCTGTTCGGAAGAACTTTGGACCGTGCAAGCATCCTAAGAAGAGAGGGAAAAACAACAGTCTTGCTATGCAACAACCTATGGCAACTTTTGCATTCTCTAGGAGGTATACTGCAGTGAGGGATTTGCCAACAAGGTCAAACACATTAAAGCAGGTAATAAGGAGAATTGGATACCAATCATTAAGAAGTTCAGAATGGACATCTTCTGTTATGTAACCGGGAAATATTGCGAGAGTCACAACATAAATGAGCATTATGCCGAACCCATACCACTTTATTGTTCCAACGGTATCCCATACAGTTGACCTCCATACAGATCCAGTCAAAGGACCATCGTCTTCGTTCACAGCGACTGCCTCAATCTTTAGCTCATTATAGTACTTCATAATGGGAAGTTTGTGTGCTAGATTGTATAAAACCATGCATATGAACATAATCACAATTGATACAGCGAAGTAGAGATTTGCACTCTTTTGCAGGCCAGAGGCATCTTGAGTGTAAACAGCTTTCGTAAATATCCTTAGGAAAGAAACAAGCACCCCTGAAGTCAAAAACATACATAATGTGAAGAGAAAACCATCTATGTTCCCAAAGTTCAGTAGACAAAgagacaagaataaatctagtattaacattacaaattattttctatacAAACCTAAATCCAGTATATTAATTGGCTCAAGATTcagcaaaaagaaaaacaacaacaaaaaattaatatcagaATGGACTCAGCCTAATTAAAATCAGTACTGCTAAACTAAGAGGTCACTTGACAGACATATAACATAAAGATTCAAATCAGAATCAAACTCCATTTTGTGATCCTTGATTAGTCTtaaattactttatatataaaataaaagaaatgctTAAGCAGTGGAGAAATATGAGATACCCAAGTTCTTCTATGCATCACATACCTAGACAGCCACAGCAAAAAAATGGTTAAGATATATTCAATATTTCCAGGTACACAATAAAAATGtgatttcaaaaaatcataACGTTCATAGGAATATATGTTTTCCTATATCTGATTTTAATTTTAGGGAAGGTACAGTTATCACGCACACAATATCTAACATATCCCAGAAGAGAATGGCTGCAAACTAGAGACTGAATCCTGATTGCAACAAGAAGAATGCCTAGTAGTTTTCACACTCTCATTCTCAcattatatatgatatatgaaaATGATTGAATAATAACCACATGTATAGGTGCCATGCCGGAGTGCGATACAAACACATGTCCGACATCAAACGCTTCTTCAATCTAGAGTAGGTGCTAAAAAGTGGAGGTTAAGGATCCTCtccatttttcaaaataaatagagatGTCAATTAAATGCACACATTCCTAAATTATGTGACTTTAATAGGACATTTATACACAAAAACCATAGTACTGCAGTTGTCCATATCTTTTAAGAAATGGAGAGGATCCCTACTTCTAAAAAGTATATGATagtatcaaaatataaatatcaaatcACACACAAAGTAAACAATGCATCAATAAAGTCTCAatcttgttaaaaaaatagtctcaaatgttataaaaaaaatttgcaaaaCCACAAATGGAAATAAAGTAacagtttaatttttaaaagttacgGTAAACAAACCACAACAActaatgatatattttatagttttaaccCCCTCCGATTCCCAAGAGAATGGAGTCTTGTAATCCAAAGTTCGGCAGGGAGGCAAAGAAAGTCTAACCAAAAATTATTCAAGATTCAAACTCATGTTCTCCCAAACAATTCGTCATAAACCGAAGTTCATTAACCACTTGAATCTAATCACTTTGGTTGCAACAACTACTCATATGCCTTCGTGTTAGAAACAGTTACAATTAAAGTCAAACATTTTCAATAATCAAATAGATGGTTGTGACTTATTGGCGATATAAAAAATCTTTACTCAGagtgtatatgaattaaatccaaAAATATAACCGAAAATAGTAACAAAATGAAGAAGCTAGATGCAACAATACCAGAAGCAGCAGTTCCAGCAATAACAGCTTGCATATATCTCTCCGGCAACTCACCGGCAGATCCAACAATAGAACCCTGAACCAAAGCATCAGCAACACCAGAAAGTCCAACCGCACCAGCAGTAAAATAAAACCCATAATAAAACCCGACCCGACCCTTAACATAAAAAACATCAATTAAAGGAACAATAAGCAACGaaacaacaaaaagaacaaGACCAAGGTTGATCCTAACATAGGCATGAGATTTGTGTCTATAGAGAATAATAATGGAAAGACCAAAGAGACCAACGAGCATGTAAACAACGGCGAAGATTCGATCAACGCTTGAATTAGGGTAAAGATAAGAGAAATAATCAACGGCTGTGATGAATGCGTTCCATGGAAGTAAGTAACCGAAACCAAGGGTGAAATAGATTATGTACGCTAAATGAAATTTGTCTTCTGGTGCTTTTTTCTTTGTTCCTGAACCTGATGGTAGAAGAAGAGTTGAATCGGAATCGGTGAACACCATTGTAAAATTTTCGGGTTTCCCGTTCGGGTTTTCGGGTTATTAACCGGAACGGGATAGGATTTCTTGGTGGTTAATATTTGATGCTAAACTCAGTTTCCCATTCTTGttgatataatattttcaaatggTGAGTTATTGCAAGTTTCCAACAATTGAGTCTgtcattaagaaaaataattgagtCTACCTAATCCAATCtccaaaaaaaattccaaaatataCTTTAATGCAAGTAATTTATTCAATGCAATTGATTATTTGACCGAAACACGACAgaattgaaatattattattttattattgagtaTATTGAccatttgtcattttttttataattgcaTTGATCAaagtcaataataataattcaattatataGATACATATCAGGTAAAAGTAATGTTAggtaatatataaatgaaacaaataaataaattttagttcattttttgtTATGTAATTAAATCTAGATTAATTAGGTAAAAGATTCaagtttactttttttaataaaagaaaataacaatttaCTTAATTACATGAAAAcgtaaataaaagaaatagttAAGCCGATATAGAAATTGTTAATACAATAAATTGCAAACAGATACTTTAATTAGCGTATAGTGTAATGTTTTcaagtaatttatttatgtgtaaaatatatttcatctaAAATATGCATTCCAATATTTTGAGTTGTTttctcttaaaatattttatagaaaatagttattcttgtatttatttcttttatatatttctttttggtttttatatatatttctatattGACCAATtcatatttagataatttaatttttttttaaattacatataaaTAGTGATATGtatctatataaaataataattcagtttttattaaaaaaggtataaaacaattcaacaatttgataaatatatgagtttatattattctatttaaaattaaccatgtattttcaataattattgtATGTTAATTAAAACAtgattaaatgataaaaattaacatgtttttaaataataatcatttgtagatgagtttttatttttaagtatttaggaatatattttaatttaacaataattaaactattttttaaaagattatacCATAAAAGTTGTATAAGATAAGAtagtattttattgatttttgtttgtTGTACAACTATAAATTATGTGATAATGATAAAGACATGTGAgttaaatgttaattaatagtactatattaaaatataattaaattttacggTATAAAATATTCCAATGTGATTTGcgtaagataataataataataattttattgtatttgaGTTGCAATTGgtgttttctttttaataaaagtacATTGGTTAAGTTTCTTCAAAGATCATAAGTTCAATACATGGAGGAGCCATTTGAAAACTATATGGGCTATTGTATAATATTGATGCTCTAGCTAGAGGTAGACAACCTATTAACTTGTTATACATTTGACGACGCCAATGttcttcaaataataaaaaaactatcgCTCACTcacttaaaaactatttttagataggttttttctttttcttatttttaaaactgtttttaaaaacaagtatCTCAATcaagttttttctttaattctattctttaaaataatttttaaaatcaaatttataacaatttttaaaaactaaaatgcaaAAGTGTTTCAAACAGGTCCTTAGTATTCCatgattgatttttatttttctttcaaatcttgtcctttaaataataaaaaaattctcgCTTGTTACGGTCTATGAGTGTCATGCAATCTTCCACAAGATTCAAATTTTCATATCAAAGCTCATAAACCTTTAAGAACAAAGAATGTAAACACATGGGGAAAGTGGGTCTTACCTTAGCCCTCTTTCAGTAATGATAGGTCACACTCTATCATAGTTTATCACCACATGATAATTCACTGAAGTTACACTCTGCCTTATCATAGAGAGGATCTTATATACGAAGTTGCACAAATAAATCGGTCTCATGTCACACAAATAAAGTGGCTTATCAATATTTGCTGCCGAAATAATGTTGGTGTCGCTTAGAACTGTAGGATAGTAACCGTTTTCAAGTCACGGACATCCTGCAATAAAAATATTGTGACCTAAAAAATTCTAGAATTTTCgaaaaaaatcttatatttaagCCATCAAGTCCTTGTGATTTATTTGGGTGCATGTCTAAAGCTGCAATACAAAACTCCTCCTCGAAAAAAGGCACAGTTAAATAGGTGTTGTCTTCATTAGAGATAAAAGGTGACATCGCGTATATGACTAGAGAGATATTACCAAAACTACTTGCATATGAATTCTAGAAATATTCTTTGGAAGATTGTATAAGCCTTCTTGACTctcaaaaatgacattttcctCATTCTTTAGCTTTATaatcaaatttcattttcttccaGCGTTTGGCATAGCATGGAAGAATTTACTATTTGTGTCCCATCTTTAAGCCAAAAGGTTTTCGCCCTTTGATGTTAGAAACTATCTTATTGCAACGAAACACATGTGAGATTATTTTTAAGCTTAGTTAAAGTGCGTCCTGAGTTATGTTCTCCCAAGTTGCGAATGCGGTCAATTTTTCAACAAAGATGAGAATTGCATATCGAAAATTTGATCCGTTACATTTGCTCCAAGACTCCATGTCAGCTATATAATATTGAAGCTTATAGAGGATATCCATGAAGTAGAATAATATGTCACAAGATTTGAATTGTgaccttttaaaataaaaaatcaaaagcaAATATCTCATGTTATCACTTGGATAAGAATGTTAGTTTAAAAATCAAGATAGTGTTCTTTATCAAAAATGTATAATGAAAAAGTAAATGATAGGGATGTAGTGAGATCTATGTGCAAAAGTAAAAGATTAAGGTAAAGAGAATCactcataaatttattattgttcaCTCTTAACCTTTAACCTTGGGCTATGTCAAGTCCTCACACCCTGTGAGATTTTCTATTATGTTGTTGAAGAGAACGTTCTTTCAGCATTTTTTACAACTTTCTATACATCACAACCTGATCTAATACAACATTTATCATCGAAGTCTCTACATGCTAACAACTTGTATCATCATAGCCTCAACAAGCTTACAAAGtcaatctaaacaaatttaatacaaaTCCATTCTCAATAATCACAAAGGAAAGACTTTGAAAGATTTTTACAAGTGTATGAATAACTGTATAAGTTATTTTCTTATGAAAACTCCAGTGAAA
It includes:
- the LOC101504800 gene encoding equilibrative nucleotide transporter 1; translated protein: MVFTDSDSTLLLPSGSGTKKKAPEDKFHLAYIIYFTLGFGYLLPWNAFITAVDYFSYLYPNSSVDRIFAVVYMLVGLFGLSIIILYRHKSHAYVRINLGLVLFVVSLLIVPLIDVFYVKGRVGFYYGFYFTAGAVGLSGVADALVQGSIVGSAGELPERYMQAVIAGTAASGVLVSFLRIFTKAVYTQDASGLQKSANLYFAVSIVIMFICMVLYNLAHKLPIMKYYNELKIEAVAVNEDDGPLTGSVWRSTVWDTVGTIKWYGFGIMLIYVVTLAIFPGYITEDVHSELLNDWYPILLITCFNVFDLVGKSLTAVYLLENAKVAIGCCIARLLFFPLFLGCLHGPKFFRTEIPVTILTCLLGLTNGYLTSVLMILAPKTVKLQHAETAGIVSVLFLVVGLAAGSIIAWFWVI